One Mycobacterium sp. SMC-4 DNA window includes the following coding sequences:
- a CDS encoding acyl-ACP desaturase gives MSKDLTDLQLLTELEPVVEPLVNRHMQMKKDWNPHDYIPWSDGKNYYALGGQDWDIEQSKLSEVARVAMLTNLLTEDNLPSYHREIAMNFSMDGPWGFWVNRWTAEENRHGIALRDYLVVTRNVDPVELEMLRIEQMTRGFSPGQNQQGGIELFAESLFDSVIYVTFQELATRVSHRNTGKACEDPIADQLLQRVSADENLHMIFYRDVSEAGFEIAPNQAMKSLHKVLRNFKMPGYTIPDFRRRAVTIASGGVYDPKIHLDDIVLPVLKKWRIFEREDFNGESARMRDDLGLLIEELQEAVDKFEVAKQRREQRLRQMAEKKAAKAQLVGSSAS, from the coding sequence GTGTCGAAAGACCTGACCGACCTGCAGCTGTTGACCGAGCTCGAGCCCGTCGTCGAGCCGCTGGTCAACCGCCACATGCAGATGAAGAAGGACTGGAACCCGCACGACTACATCCCGTGGTCCGACGGTAAGAACTACTACGCCCTCGGCGGCCAGGACTGGGACATCGAGCAGTCGAAGCTCTCCGAGGTCGCCCGCGTCGCGATGCTGACAAACCTGCTCACCGAGGACAACCTGCCGTCCTATCACCGCGAGATCGCGATGAACTTCAGCATGGACGGCCCGTGGGGCTTCTGGGTCAACCGCTGGACCGCCGAGGAGAACCGCCACGGCATCGCGCTGCGCGACTACCTCGTCGTCACCCGCAACGTCGACCCCGTCGAACTCGAGATGCTGCGCATCGAGCAGATGACGCGTGGCTTCTCCCCCGGCCAGAACCAGCAGGGCGGCATCGAACTGTTCGCCGAGAGCCTCTTCGACTCGGTGATCTATGTGACGTTCCAGGAGCTTGCGACCCGCGTCTCACACCGCAACACCGGCAAGGCGTGTGAGGACCCGATCGCCGACCAACTGCTGCAGCGCGTGTCGGCCGACGAGAACCTGCACATGATCTTCTACCGGGACGTGTCCGAAGCCGGTTTCGAGATCGCGCCGAATCAGGCGATGAAGTCCCTGCACAAGGTGCTGCGCAACTTCAAGATGCCCGGTTACACCATCCCGGATTTCCGTCGTCGTGCGGTGACGATCGCCTCGGGCGGTGTGTACGACCCGAAGATCCACCTCGACGACATCGTCTTGCCGGTGCTGAAGAAGTGGCGCATCTTCGAACGCGAGGACTTCAACGGCGAGAGCGCACGCATGCGCGACGACCTCGGTCTCCTCATCGAGGAGCTGCAGGAAGCCGTCGACAAGTTCGAGGTCGCCAAACAGCGCCGCGAGCAACGTCTCCGTCAGATGGCCGAGAAGAAGGCGGCCAAGGCCCAGCTGGTGGGATCATCAGCCTCGTAA
- the pstC gene encoding phosphate ABC transporter permease subunit PstC: protein MTDRLDVTVPNPTDRGSGEAMAAPFPEPEPISTDPGRGTKVRAGDRIFRWLSEGSGILIVALIAAIGFFLVWRAIPALARNEENFFLYGGTWITTDTSAMSFGILDLLQVTVFVSVFALLLAMPIALGIAIYLTQYAPRRVSGPLAYMVDLLAAVPSIIYGVWGLYVLAPVLRPFALWLNENLSWFFLFSTGSASVAGGGTIFTAGIVLAVMILPIITAVTREVFVQTPRGQIEAALALGATRWEVVRTTVLPFGMSGYISGAMLGLGRALGETIALLIILRGTQAAFSWSLFDGGYTFASLIASAASEFNDQYKAGAYIAAGLVLFILTFVVNSLARAAVSGKDRSAS, encoded by the coding sequence ATGACCGACAGGCTGGACGTGACAGTTCCTAATCCCACGGACCGTGGATCCGGCGAGGCGATGGCCGCGCCCTTCCCCGAACCGGAACCCATCTCCACCGACCCCGGACGGGGGACCAAGGTCCGCGCCGGTGACCGAATCTTCCGCTGGCTGTCGGAAGGTTCGGGAATCCTGATCGTCGCGCTCATCGCGGCGATCGGATTTTTCCTCGTGTGGCGCGCAATTCCGGCGCTCGCGCGCAACGAGGAGAACTTCTTCCTCTACGGCGGAACCTGGATCACCACCGACACCTCGGCGATGTCGTTCGGCATCCTCGACCTGCTGCAGGTGACGGTGTTCGTGTCGGTCTTCGCGCTTCTGCTGGCGATGCCGATCGCGTTGGGCATCGCGATCTACCTCACCCAGTACGCGCCGCGGCGAGTATCTGGTCCGCTCGCCTATATGGTCGATCTGTTGGCCGCGGTGCCGTCGATCATCTACGGCGTCTGGGGTCTGTACGTGCTGGCCCCGGTGCTGCGTCCGTTCGCGTTGTGGCTCAACGAGAATCTGAGCTGGTTCTTCCTGTTCTCCACCGGCAGCGCGTCGGTGGCCGGCGGCGGCACCATTTTCACCGCCGGCATCGTGCTGGCGGTGATGATCCTGCCGATCATCACCGCGGTCACTCGTGAGGTGTTCGTCCAGACGCCGCGCGGCCAGATCGAGGCCGCGTTGGCGCTGGGCGCCACCCGGTGGGAAGTGGTGCGCACCACCGTGTTGCCGTTCGGCATGTCCGGCTACATCAGTGGGGCGATGCTCGGCTTGGGCCGCGCCCTCGGCGAAACCATTGCGCTGCTCATCATCCTGCGCGGCACGCAGGCCGCGTTCAGCTGGTCGCTGTTCGACGGCGGATACACCTTCGCCAGCCTGATCGCCTCGGCGGCATCGGAATTCAACGACCAGTACAAAGCGGGCGCCTACATCGCCGCCGGTCTGGTGCTGTTCATCCTCACCTTCGTTGTGAACTCGCTGGCGCGCGCCGCGGTCTCCGGAAAGGACAGGTCCGCATCATGA
- a CDS encoding LCP family protein, with translation MSDGDKQDAAADPGRSMPGDEPRGDSDRLTRSARPMPGAAPWERRISPRSPDPADDPGANPTPVTVADLIAKIHGGPPPTPPRRHRADPEPAPPPEHQPDFELDAEPYPADDLDTAVLPVLNVESELPQLAGPLREPDVAPRPTAARPGGKHRGTLLAGRTVAALVAVLALVLTGGAWQWQSAKNNLLNKVSALDPDSRDIVDPNAQFGDENFLIVGVDSRIGENLEMGAGTTDDVAGARSDTVMLVNIPANRERVVAVSFPRDLEISPMLCEPWDPETREYGPITDPDSPMYGKDEVYTEYKLNSAFAVGGPKCLVKVIQKLSGLHVNRFMAVDFAGFSSMVDALGGVEVCSTVPIEDYELGTVLPRAGRQVVDGHTALNYVRARSVTTEVNGDYGRIKRQQLFLASLLRSLISKETFFSLSKLNNVVNMFINDSYVDNLTTKDLVDLGQSVQGVTAGRITFVTVPTVGYADEWGNEIPRTDDMRALFDAIINDDPLPEERNPDNTPVPGTPEALANGAGAADPSTSTPEIIKTVTTSPSAVTVQVSNSTAQSGLAATAAGALEAYGFDVTTPDDYPGPLEQTTVFFSPGNEEAAATLAASFPNATVERIGGMADVVQVVLGSDFSSVAAPVPSGSSVEVPVIRGSRSAGAATLPEDLTVTNAADTSCD, from the coding sequence ATGAGCGACGGCGACAAGCAGGACGCCGCTGCCGATCCTGGCCGCTCCATGCCCGGTGACGAGCCCAGGGGCGATAGTGACCGGCTTACCCGAAGCGCTCGGCCGATGCCAGGAGCCGCGCCGTGGGAGCGCCGAATCTCACCTCGATCCCCCGACCCGGCCGATGACCCGGGCGCGAACCCGACACCAGTCACCGTCGCCGACCTGATCGCCAAGATCCACGGTGGCCCGCCTCCGACTCCTCCGCGGCGTCACCGCGCCGACCCCGAGCCTGCGCCGCCTCCCGAGCACCAGCCCGACTTCGAGCTCGACGCCGAACCGTATCCGGCCGACGACCTCGACACCGCCGTCCTCCCGGTGCTCAACGTGGAGTCCGAGCTCCCCCAGCTCGCCGGTCCGCTGCGGGAACCCGACGTTGCGCCGCGACCCACTGCTGCTCGCCCGGGCGGAAAGCACCGCGGGACCCTGCTGGCCGGACGGACCGTCGCCGCGTTGGTCGCCGTGCTCGCCCTGGTCCTGACCGGAGGGGCCTGGCAGTGGCAGTCGGCGAAGAACAACCTGCTCAACAAGGTCTCCGCGCTCGACCCCGATTCGCGCGACATCGTCGATCCCAATGCGCAGTTCGGTGATGAGAACTTCCTGATCGTCGGCGTCGACAGCCGCATCGGCGAGAACCTGGAGATGGGCGCCGGCACCACCGACGATGTCGCCGGTGCCCGGTCGGACACCGTGATGCTGGTCAACATCCCGGCCAACCGCGAACGTGTGGTGGCGGTGTCGTTTCCGCGCGACCTCGAGATCAGCCCGATGCTCTGCGAGCCGTGGGACCCCGAGACCCGCGAGTACGGCCCGATCACCGACCCGGACTCGCCCATGTACGGCAAAGACGAGGTCTACACCGAGTACAAGCTGAACTCGGCGTTCGCCGTCGGCGGCCCCAAGTGTCTGGTCAAGGTCATCCAGAAGCTGTCCGGTCTGCACGTCAACCGGTTCATGGCCGTCGACTTCGCCGGCTTCTCCTCGATGGTCGACGCGCTGGGCGGTGTCGAGGTGTGCAGCACCGTGCCGATCGAGGACTACGAGCTGGGCACCGTGCTTCCGCGGGCCGGCCGGCAGGTGGTCGACGGTCACACCGCGCTGAACTATGTGCGGGCCCGCTCGGTCACCACCGAGGTCAACGGCGACTACGGACGGATCAAACGTCAGCAGCTGTTCCTGGCCTCGCTGCTGCGCTCGTTGATCAGCAAGGAGACGTTCTTCTCGCTGTCGAAGCTCAACAATGTCGTCAACATGTTCATCAACGACAGCTACGTCGACAACCTCACCACGAAGGACCTGGTCGACCTGGGCCAATCGGTGCAGGGCGTGACCGCGGGACGCATCACCTTCGTCACCGTCCCGACGGTCGGCTACGCCGACGAATGGGGTAACGAGATCCCGCGCACCGACGACATGCGGGCGCTGTTCGACGCGATCATCAACGACGACCCGCTGCCCGAGGAGCGCAACCCCGACAACACCCCCGTCCCGGGTACCCCGGAGGCACTGGCCAACGGTGCCGGGGCCGCCGACCCGTCGACGTCGACCCCGGAGATCATCAAAACGGTGACCACCAGCCCGTCTGCGGTGACGGTGCAGGTCTCCAATTCCACAGCGCAGAGCGGACTGGCCGCGACAGCCGCCGGCGCGCTGGAGGCCTACGGGTTCGACGTGACGACCCCTGACGACTACCCCGGACCGCTGGAGCAGACGACCGTTTTCTTCTCACCAGGCAACGAGGAGGCCGCCGCGACGCTGGCCGCCTCGTTCCCCAATGCGACGGTCGAACGGATCGGTGGCATGGCCGACGTCGTCCAGGTCGTGCTCGGCAGCGACTTCTCCTCGGTGGCGGCGCCGGTGCCCAGCGGGTCCTCGGTAGAGGTGCCGGTAATCCGCGGATCGCGCAGCGCCGGGGCTGCGACGCTGCCCGAAGACCTCACGGTCACCAACGCCGCGGACACCAGCTGCGACTGA
- the pstA gene encoding phosphate ABC transporter permease PstA, translated as MTATLDQPVKPPTFQGVSARRKFTNNLATVLVSLSVLIAIVPLVWVLLTVLVRGFGAVTSSTWWFNSQAGMTAFAAGGGAYHAIVGTLLQALVCALISIPIGVFVGIFLVEYGGGTRLGKVTTFMVDILTGVPSIVAALFIYALWVATLGFQRSGLAVSLALVLLMIPVIVRSTEEMLRIVPMDLREASYALGVPKWKTISAIVIPTALSGIVTGILLALARVMGETAPLLILVGYSQAMNFDMASGFMGSLPGMMFDQTSAGAGANPVPTDRLWGAALTLIILIALLNIGARFIAKFFAPKKV; from the coding sequence ATGACCGCAACGCTGGACCAGCCGGTCAAGCCGCCGACGTTCCAGGGCGTCAGCGCCCGCCGCAAGTTCACCAACAACCTCGCCACCGTCCTGGTCAGTCTGTCGGTGCTGATCGCCATCGTCCCGTTGGTGTGGGTGCTGCTGACCGTGCTCGTCAGGGGTTTCGGGGCAGTCACGTCGAGCACGTGGTGGTTCAACTCCCAAGCCGGGATGACGGCCTTCGCCGCCGGCGGTGGTGCCTACCATGCGATCGTCGGCACGTTGCTCCAGGCTCTGGTCTGCGCGTTGATTTCCATCCCGATCGGTGTGTTCGTCGGCATCTTTCTGGTCGAATACGGCGGTGGTACCCGGTTGGGCAAGGTCACCACGTTCATGGTGGACATCCTGACCGGTGTGCCGTCGATCGTGGCGGCGCTGTTCATCTACGCGCTGTGGGTGGCCACCCTGGGTTTCCAGCGGTCGGGTCTGGCGGTCTCGTTGGCTCTGGTGTTGTTGATGATCCCGGTCATCGTCCGGTCGACCGAGGAGATGCTGCGCATCGTACCGATGGATCTCCGCGAGGCCAGCTACGCGCTCGGGGTGCCCAAGTGGAAGACCATCTCGGCGATCGTCATCCCCACCGCGCTGTCGGGCATCGTCACCGGCATCCTGCTGGCGCTGGCCCGCGTGATGGGTGAGACCGCACCGCTGCTGATCCTCGTGGGTTACTCGCAGGCGATGAACTTCGACATGGCCAGCGGTTTCATGGGCTCGCTGCCCGGCATGATGTTCGACCAGACCTCGGCCGGCGCCGGCGCCAATCCGGTTCCCACCGACCGACTCTGGGGTGCTGCGTTGACCCTCATCATCCTCATCGCGCTGCTCAACATCGGCGCGCGTTTCATCGCCAAATTCTTTGCCCCTAAAAAGGTCTGA
- the pstB gene encoding phosphate ABC transporter ATP-binding protein PstB, which produces MAKRLDLKDVNIYYGAFHAVADVSLAVPPRSVTAFIGPSGCGKSTVLRTLNRMHEVIPGAYVTGSVLLDGDDIYGPGVDPVGVRKTIGMVFQRPNPFPTMSIRDNVVAGLKLQGVRNKKTLDEVAERSLKGANLWTEVKDRLDKPGGGLSGGQQQRLCIARAIAVQPDVLLMDEPCSALDPISTLAIEDLISELKQDFTIVIVTHNMQQAARVSDQTAFFNLEATGRPGKLVEIDDTEKIFSNPTQKATEDYISGRFG; this is translated from the coding sequence ATGGCCAAGCGTCTCGACCTCAAAGACGTCAACATCTACTACGGCGCGTTCCACGCGGTCGCCGACGTCTCGCTGGCGGTGCCGCCGCGCAGCGTCACGGCGTTCATCGGCCCGTCGGGTTGCGGCAAGTCCACCGTGCTGCGCACGCTCAACCGTATGCACGAGGTCATCCCGGGTGCCTACGTGACCGGATCGGTTCTGCTCGACGGCGACGACATCTACGGTCCCGGCGTCGATCCGGTGGGCGTACGCAAGACCATCGGTATGGTGTTCCAGCGGCCGAACCCATTTCCCACCATGTCGATTCGCGACAACGTGGTCGCCGGCCTGAAACTGCAGGGCGTGCGCAACAAGAAGACCCTCGATGAGGTGGCCGAGCGATCGCTGAAGGGCGCCAACCTGTGGACCGAGGTCAAGGACCGGCTCGACAAACCGGGCGGCGGCCTGTCGGGCGGACAGCAGCAGCGGCTGTGCATTGCGCGTGCCATTGCCGTGCAGCCCGACGTGCTGCTGATGGACGAGCCGTGCTCGGCGCTGGACCCGATTTCGACCCTGGCGATCGAGGACCTGATCTCCGAGCTCAAGCAGGACTTCACCATCGTGATCGTCACCCACAACATGCAGCAGGCCGCTCGGGTCAGCGATCAGACCGCTTTCTTCAACTTGGAGGCCACCGGCAGGCCCGGCAAGCTGGTCGAGATCGACGACACCGAGAAGATCTTCTCCAACCCCACCCAGAAGGCCACCGAGGACTACATCTCCGGCCGCTTCGGCTGA
- the phoU gene encoding phosphate signaling complex protein PhoU, with protein sequence MRTAYHEQLDALTSLLGEMCGLAGVAMERATQALLQADLALAEQVITDHDQIAAMSSRAEENAFVLLALQAPVAGDLRAIVSSIQIVADVDRMGALALHVAKIARRRHPQHALPEEVNGYFAEMGRLAVELGHSAQEVLITRDPEKAARIGEEDDAMDDLHRHLFSVLMDREWKHGVAAAVDITLLGRFYERFADHAVEVARRVIFQVTGKNPDEEQLPAAR encoded by the coding sequence ATGCGTACCGCGTACCACGAGCAGTTAGACGCCCTGACCAGCCTGTTGGGCGAGATGTGCGGGCTGGCGGGTGTCGCCATGGAGCGTGCCACCCAGGCGCTGCTACAGGCTGATCTGGCGCTGGCCGAACAGGTCATCACCGACCATGATCAGATCGCCGCGATGAGCTCCCGCGCCGAGGAGAACGCCTTCGTGCTGCTGGCGCTGCAGGCGCCGGTGGCCGGAGATCTGCGGGCGATTGTCAGCTCCATCCAGATCGTCGCCGATGTCGACCGGATGGGCGCACTGGCGCTGCACGTGGCCAAGATCGCCCGCCGCCGTCACCCTCAGCACGCCCTGCCCGAGGAGGTCAACGGTTACTTCGCCGAAATGGGCCGGCTGGCAGTGGAATTGGGACACAGCGCCCAGGAGGTGCTGATCACCCGTGACCCCGAGAAGGCCGCGCGAATCGGCGAAGAAGACGACGCGATGGACGACCTGCACCGCCACCTGTTCTCGGTGCTGATGGATCGGGAATGGAAGCACGGTGTGGCCGCCGCGGTGGACATCACGCTGTTGGGCCGGTTCTACGAGCGGTTCGCCGACCACGCCGTCGAGGTCGCCCGTCGAGTGATTTTCCAGGTCACCGGCAAGAATCCGGACGAGGAGCAGCTGCCCGCGGCACGCTGA
- the dusB gene encoding tRNA dihydrouridine synthase DusB, with protein sequence MAGVTNVAFRTLCRELELSRAGTVSGLYVCEMVTARALVERHPVTMHMTTFAPDETPRSLQLYSVDPANTYAAAKMIVDEDLADHIDMNFGCPVPKVTRRGGGAALPYKRRLFGQIVAAAVRATEGTRIPVTVKFRIGIDDEHHTYLDAGRIAEQEGAAAVALHARTAAQRYSGVADWDQIAALKAHVGGIPVLGNGDIFDARDALAMMAATGCDGVVIGRGCLGRPWLFAELSAAFSGAVPATPPTLGEVAAIIRRHGELLAAHFGEDKGMRDIRKHVAWYLHGFPAGADLRRSMALVKTISELDDLLEQLDPDVPFPAAAHGPRGRQGSAASVTLPEGWLDDPDDCTVPAGADVMHSGG encoded by the coding sequence ATGGCTGGGGTGACCAATGTCGCATTCCGCACGCTGTGCCGGGAGCTTGAGCTCAGCCGAGCGGGCACCGTCAGCGGGCTGTATGTGTGCGAGATGGTGACCGCTCGCGCTCTGGTGGAGCGACACCCAGTCACCATGCACATGACGACGTTCGCGCCCGACGAGACCCCGCGCTCGCTGCAGCTCTACAGCGTGGACCCGGCCAACACCTACGCCGCGGCGAAGATGATCGTCGACGAGGATCTCGCCGACCACATCGATATGAATTTCGGCTGCCCGGTCCCGAAAGTCACCCGGCGCGGCGGTGGAGCGGCGCTGCCCTACAAACGTCGGCTGTTCGGTCAGATCGTGGCCGCCGCGGTACGTGCCACCGAAGGCACCCGCATCCCGGTCACCGTCAAGTTCCGCATCGGTATCGACGATGAGCACCACACCTACCTCGACGCCGGTCGCATCGCCGAGCAGGAGGGTGCCGCCGCGGTGGCTCTGCACGCCCGCACCGCCGCGCAGCGCTACTCCGGGGTGGCCGACTGGGACCAGATCGCAGCCCTCAAGGCGCACGTCGGTGGTATTCCGGTACTCGGAAACGGTGATATCTTCGACGCCCGAGACGCGCTGGCCATGATGGCCGCGACCGGGTGTGACGGCGTCGTGATCGGCCGTGGCTGCCTGGGGCGGCCCTGGCTGTTCGCCGAGCTGTCGGCCGCCTTTTCCGGGGCGGTGCCGGCGACCCCGCCGACCTTGGGCGAGGTCGCGGCGATCATCCGAAGGCACGGTGAGCTGCTGGCCGCCCACTTCGGAGAGGACAAGGGAATGCGGGACATCCGCAAGCATGTGGCCTGGTACCTGCACGGTTTTCCGGCCGGAGCCGACCTGCGCCGGTCGATGGCACTGGTCAAGACGATTTCCGAGCTGGATGACCTGCTCGAGCAACTCGATCCGGACGTGCCTTTTCCGGCTGCGGCCCACGGTCCGCGCGGACGTCAGGGTTCGGCGGCCTCGGTGACGCTGCCCGAAGGGTGGCTGGACGACCCCGACGACTGCACGGTCCCGGCCGGCGCTGACGTGATGCATTCCGGGGGCTAG